A portion of the Thermoplasmata archaeon genome contains these proteins:
- a CDS encoding NUDIX hydrolase — MTQRFWVRAAVKGVLVRREGLLLLRRRSDDDIWPGLWDLPGGAVEKDETLEQALTREFREETGLRVRVGDVLDVSLEWVSVRGGPSYPSVSSRFRCSTKSRIAPRLDPAEHTEFAWVTARELARLTTVPYLRRTMEHAFRNADAEI, encoded by the coding sequence ATGACGCAGCGGTTCTGGGTCCGGGCGGCCGTGAAGGGCGTCCTCGTCCGAAGGGAGGGCCTGCTCCTCCTGCGCCGGCGGAGTGACGATGACATATGGCCGGGTCTGTGGGACCTTCCGGGGGGCGCGGTGGAAAAGGACGAAACGCTCGAGCAAGCGCTCACGCGGGAATTCAGAGAGGAGACCGGACTCCGGGTCCGTGTCGGAGACGTTCTGGACGTCTCCCTGGAGTGGGTCTCCGTGCGGGGCGGGCCCTCCTATCCGAGCGTATCCTCCCGCTTTCGATGTTCGACGAAGTCGCGGATCGCTCCCCGCCTGGACCCCGCCGAACACACGGAGTTCGCCTGGGTGACGGCGCGGGAACTCGCCCGACTCACCACCGTGCCGTACCTCCGGCGGACGATGGAGCATGCGTTTCGGAATGCCGACGCCGAGATCTAG